The proteins below come from a single Natrinema sp. SYSU A 869 genomic window:
- a CDS encoding MaoC family dehydratase: MSSQCPDADNANATPATEQWTSISKHVVNSYLEANNALLAAMGFSSTAEDAPTTESAVDTTTPSPTAEIAFGDENWVMERSTDDYDTLGVGDYVRFSKPIADTDVSAFARVSGDTNRLHLESDFAEDTQFGGQIAHGTLVAGTISAALARLPGVTVYLSQDLEFTGPVRIGETVTAECEIVEELGGDRYRLHTTVIGGDDETVIDGEAVVIINELPGK; the protein is encoded by the coding sequence ATGAGTAGTCAATGTCCGGACGCCGATAACGCCAATGCCACCCCAGCAACCGAGCAGTGGACCAGCATCTCGAAACACGTCGTCAATAGTTATCTCGAAGCCAACAACGCGCTCCTCGCCGCAATGGGATTTAGTTCCACGGCAGAAGATGCACCCACAACGGAGTCGGCGGTCGATACGACGACGCCGTCGCCGACCGCCGAGATCGCGTTTGGCGACGAAAACTGGGTCATGGAGCGCTCGACGGACGACTACGACACGCTCGGCGTCGGCGACTACGTCCGCTTCAGCAAGCCGATCGCGGACACCGACGTGAGCGCGTTCGCACGGGTCTCCGGTGACACCAACCGGCTCCACCTCGAGTCCGACTTCGCCGAAGACACCCAGTTCGGGGGACAGATCGCCCACGGCACGCTCGTGGCCGGGACAATCAGCGCCGCGCTGGCCCGACTCCCCGGCGTGACGGTCTATCTCTCGCAGGACCTCGAGTTTACGGGGCCGGTCCGAATCGGCGAGACGGTCACCGCCGAGTGCGAAATCGTCGAGGAACTCGGTGGTGACCGATACCGATTACACACGACGGTCATCGGCGGGGACGATGAGACAGTCATCGACGGCGAGGCCGTCGTCATCATCAACGAACTTCCCGGCAAGTAA
- a CDS encoding DUF5798 family protein, whose amino-acid sequence MGLGSTAKKIQSLSDRAEAMYKQVQKLQQRITGLEEEMDETHDTVTRMDHQLTEQRALLLAIAEEQGIDGEEILADAAIDEAELEAESEADAESAANEDETTDAAAGETTAE is encoded by the coding sequence ATGGGACTTGGCAGTACCGCAAAGAAGATTCAGAGCCTCTCGGACCGGGCCGAGGCGATGTACAAGCAAGTACAGAAACTCCAGCAGCGCATCACCGGACTGGAGGAGGAAATGGACGAAACTCACGATACGGTCACGCGCATGGACCACCAGCTCACTGAGCAGCGCGCGCTCTTGCTCGCGATCGCCGAAGAACAGGGGATCGACGGCGAGGAGATCCTGGCAGATGCCGCGATCGACGAAGCCGAACTCGAGGCCGAGAGCGAGGCGGACGCCGAATCGGCGGCGAACGAGGACGAGACGACTGACGCAGCGGCCGGGGAGACGACAGCCGAATAA
- a CDS encoding Hsp20/alpha crystallin family protein, protein MVRASPPSTWMQGLDLPSQLFGDTGGSDYELYEEDDEFVLTIDMPGFETDEIELAWDDGVLNVAAEHTDESRGRKKTYHRRFRFPKTVDDEEIAAEYTNGVLEVRLPTAESTAHGKEIPLGG, encoded by the coding sequence ATGGTGCGAGCAAGCCCACCTAGCACTTGGATGCAAGGCCTCGACCTCCCGTCCCAACTATTCGGAGACACCGGAGGCAGCGACTACGAACTGTATGAGGAGGACGACGAGTTCGTCCTCACGATCGACATGCCGGGCTTCGAGACCGACGAAATCGAGCTGGCATGGGACGACGGTGTCCTGAACGTCGCCGCCGAACACACCGACGAAAGTCGCGGACGCAAGAAGACGTACCACCGTCGATTCCGCTTCCCCAAGACGGTTGACGACGAGGAAATCGCTGCCGAGTACACCAACGGCGTGCTCGAAGTCCGGCTGCCCACGGCCGAGTCGACTGCCCATGGCAAGGAGATCCCACTCGGGGGCTAA
- a CDS encoding cytochrome P450, with amino-acid sequence MRTATSDRQLPVTFVKIEDLEIAFGETHLLAEGEQCQYQHNAMEAVVEPIYIREYTETMVEITDTRLEDRTTGEPFSINEEMQSIAPGTCSRSSFRSSEACGSASAGSCLTRADGRPRDGREAVPVDPGPISRSRHR; translated from the coding sequence ATGCGGACGGCCACGAGTGACCGACAGCTACCGGTAACGTTCGTCAAGATCGAAGACCTCGAGATCGCGTTCGGAGAGACACATCTCTTGGCCGAGGGCGAACAATGCCAGTACCAGCACAACGCGATGGAGGCAGTCGTCGAACCAATCTATATCCGCGAGTATACCGAGACGATGGTCGAGATTACTGACACACGACTCGAGGACCGAACGACTGGCGAGCCGTTCTCGATTAACGAGGAGATGCAATCGATCGCGCCCGGAACCTGTTCGAGATCCTCGTTCCGTTCGTCGGAGGCCTGCGGATCTGCATCGGCAGGATCTTGCCTGACTCGAGCTGACGGCCGTCCTCGCGACGGTCGGGAAGCGGTACCTGTCGACCCCGGGCCGATATCGCGGTCTCGCCACAGATGA
- a CDS encoding recombinase RecA, translating into MYDLADVLPDAELDPGTNVLVAGPPLTGKRRIAFDILGSGANRGDGSIVVTTKDSADKVLESFDDHVDDGVEPDIGVVDCVTKQRGIGTIDDDPRIKYASSPVDMTGIGIKLSEFLKEFYETRGLTENRVLLHSVSTLLMYSDLQTVFRFLHVFTGRIQSADALGVYVIDSTAHDDQTMNTLKQLFDAVVELEETADDEEFEIRTAGLST; encoded by the coding sequence ATGTATGACCTCGCAGATGTCCTTCCGGACGCCGAACTCGATCCGGGGACGAACGTACTTGTCGCGGGCCCGCCACTGACGGGGAAACGGCGAATCGCCTTCGATATCCTCGGGAGTGGCGCGAACCGCGGTGACGGCTCGATTGTCGTCACCACGAAAGATAGCGCCGACAAAGTCCTCGAGAGTTTCGACGATCACGTCGACGACGGCGTCGAGCCCGACATCGGCGTCGTCGACTGTGTCACGAAACAGCGTGGCATCGGAACGATCGACGACGATCCGCGGATCAAGTACGCCTCCTCGCCCGTCGACATGACCGGGATCGGCATCAAGCTCTCGGAGTTCCTCAAGGAGTTCTACGAGACCCGTGGGCTCACCGAAAATCGCGTCCTCCTTCACTCCGTCTCGACGCTGTTGATGTACTCCGACCTCCAGACTGTCTTCCGGTTTCTCCACGTCTTTACGGGCCGGATTCAGAGCGCTGACGCGCTGGGCGTTTACGTCATCGACTCGACGGCCCACGACGACCAGACGATGAACACGCTCAAACAGCTCTTCGATGCCGTCGTCGAACTCGAGGAGACGGCCGACGACGAAGAGTTCGAGATCCGGACGGCTGGGCTGTCGACGTAG
- a CDS encoding alpha/beta hydrolase: MAELELANGTIWYETSGDGPPLVFVHGGWMNGRAWEPQVERFAEDHQVVTLDVRGHGETGVTDPDEYSIGLFTDDLEALLSELEIERPALCGLSLGSMVVQEYLDRHPDDAAGAILGGAVRSMPPIEMPTGVKSFWSPLPALSASLSVSGSAGTFRSMLCSIQATTGQRWLSVDPEIRAEAIEAVGDISATEFRKIFDALYRYDPPALTGVETPTLVVHGEQEAPLVKRQGRQIASAVATGDQFELAASGHLVNQDRPRAFNEIAADFLADLPAA, encoded by the coding sequence ATGGCAGAACTCGAACTCGCAAACGGGACCATCTGGTACGAGACGAGCGGCGACGGCCCGCCGCTGGTCTTCGTCCACGGCGGCTGGATGAACGGCCGGGCCTGGGAGCCCCAGGTCGAACGCTTCGCAGAGGACCACCAGGTTGTCACGCTCGACGTTCGAGGCCATGGCGAGACCGGCGTAACCGATCCGGATGAGTACTCGATCGGCCTCTTCACCGACGACCTCGAGGCCCTGCTCTCGGAACTCGAGATCGAGCGGCCGGCCCTCTGTGGGCTCTCGCTGGGATCGATGGTCGTGCAAGAGTATCTGGACCGTCACCCCGACGATGCGGCGGGCGCGATTCTTGGCGGCGCAGTGCGGTCGATGCCCCCAATCGAGATGCCGACGGGAGTGAAGTCGTTCTGGTCGCCGCTGCCGGCGCTATCCGCGTCGCTGTCGGTATCGGGCTCGGCGGGAACGTTCCGGTCGATGCTGTGTTCGATTCAGGCGACGACCGGCCAGCGGTGGTTATCGGTCGATCCCGAGATCAGGGCCGAGGCGATCGAGGCGGTCGGCGACATCTCCGCAACCGAATTTCGGAAGATCTTCGACGCGCTCTACCGCTACGATCCGCCGGCGCTGACCGGCGTCGAAACGCCGACGCTGGTGGTACACGGCGAGCAGGAGGCCCCTCTGGTCAAGCGACAGGGTCGGCAGATCGCGTCGGCGGTCGCTACCGGCGACCAGTTCGAACTCGCCGCCTCCGGCCATCTCGTCAATCAGGACCGACCGCGGGCGTTCAACGAGATCGCGGCCGACTTTCTCGCGGACCTTCCCGCCGCCTAG
- a CDS encoding PQQ-binding-like beta-propeller repeat protein — protein MADESHVSGALERTHSRRRVLQAAAGAVTATAGMAGCLGRTEREAIPRVETGLEQTIPDGVVQFRRSLERWGYYPDATVPDDVTRDWRLDRLNTGSHTAAKASAVPLPDGGLVFPGDTGFLVALDADGEERWRTGTDTDGRGIHGTPAVADGRVYVGAYDGELYAVDAESGDIDWQTNLGGSIGSSPLYHDGTLVMAVEYSDPEGSTFIVDASDGSVVWEDPQHRPTDHPHSTPAVDLESGRLVCGSNDGILYGWSYPDPEFEWSFETDDSGSNQIKGPIATYDGGAYFGSWDHRVYRVNLADGTEDWSYETGDLVMSGPALDPVLDTVFIGSHDGNLYALDAQSGDRHWSFETDRAIIDCPTVTDERVLVGSKDTTLYALEKRTGELVWTVDNDGNVTSTPRVIDGAIYYAERAPNPPEDGEDASDEGIDDDGGGYKLVAAE, from the coding sequence ATGGCAGATGAGTCACACGTGTCGGGGGCGCTCGAGCGGACCCACAGTCGGCGACGAGTCCTCCAAGCGGCCGCCGGCGCGGTCACCGCGACCGCCGGGATGGCGGGCTGTCTCGGTCGAACCGAGCGAGAAGCGATTCCTCGCGTCGAAACCGGGCTCGAGCAGACGATTCCGGACGGCGTCGTCCAGTTCAGGCGCTCCCTCGAGCGGTGGGGGTACTACCCCGATGCCACGGTTCCCGACGACGTAACGCGGGACTGGCGACTCGATCGACTCAACACGGGATCGCACACTGCCGCGAAGGCGAGCGCTGTTCCCCTGCCGGATGGTGGTCTGGTCTTTCCGGGAGACACCGGCTTTCTCGTCGCCCTCGACGCGGACGGCGAGGAGCGGTGGCGGACCGGAACAGACACCGACGGCCGGGGAATCCATGGCACGCCCGCCGTCGCCGACGGGCGGGTCTACGTCGGCGCGTACGACGGCGAACTCTACGCCGTCGACGCCGAGTCGGGCGACATCGACTGGCAGACAAACCTCGGCGGCTCCATCGGCTCGAGTCCGCTCTACCACGACGGAACCCTCGTCATGGCGGTCGAGTACTCCGATCCCGAGGGAAGTACGTTCATCGTCGACGCGAGCGACGGGTCCGTCGTCTGGGAGGATCCACAGCATCGGCCGACCGATCACCCCCACTCGACGCCGGCGGTCGATCTCGAGAGCGGGCGGCTGGTCTGCGGGTCGAACGACGGGATTCTCTACGGCTGGTCCTATCCCGATCCCGAGTTCGAATGGTCGTTCGAAACCGACGATAGCGGGAGCAACCAGATCAAGGGTCCAATCGCGACCTACGACGGCGGGGCATACTTCGGCTCATGGGACCACCGCGTCTACCGGGTAAATCTCGCGGACGGCACCGAGGACTGGTCGTACGAGACGGGCGATCTGGTGATGTCGGGCCCGGCGCTCGATCCCGTCCTGGACACGGTCTTTATCGGGAGCCACGACGGCAACCTGTACGCGCTTGACGCCCAGTCCGGCGACCGACACTGGTCGTTCGAGACCGACCGGGCGATCATCGACTGTCCGACCGTCACCGACGAGCGGGTGCTCGTCGGGTCGAAGGACACCACCCTCTACGCGCTCGAGAAACGGACCGGCGAACTGGTCTGGACGGTCGATAACGATGGTAACGTAACGAGTACGCCGCGCGTGATAGATGGGGCGATCTACTACGCCGAGCGCGCGCCGAACCCGCCTGAGGACGGCGAGGACGCATCCGACGAGGGGATCGACGACGACGGCGGCGGCTACAAGCTCGTGGCCGCGGAGTGA
- a CDS encoding CoA-binding protein yields MPVESTDELEEILEYETIAVVGCSSTPGKAAHDVPKYLLDHGYDVIPVNPFADEIFGRDVYDSLADVEEEIDVVCIFRPSEEVSEIVDAALEREDVTVIWTQQGIRDDEAAARAETAGRAVVQDRCMKVQHRRLVA; encoded by the coding sequence ATGCCAGTCGAATCCACGGACGAGCTCGAGGAAATTCTCGAGTACGAGACGATCGCCGTCGTCGGCTGCTCGAGCACGCCCGGCAAGGCGGCCCACGACGTGCCGAAGTACCTGCTCGATCACGGCTACGACGTAATTCCGGTCAATCCATTCGCGGATGAGATTTTCGGCCGCGACGTCTATGACTCGCTGGCAGACGTCGAGGAAGAGATCGATGTCGTCTGTATCTTCCGGCCCAGCGAAGAGGTCAGCGAGATCGTCGATGCGGCCCTCGAGCGCGAGGACGTGACAGTCATCTGGACCCAGCAGGGGATTCGCGACGACGAGGCGGCAGCCCGCGCGGAGACTGCGGGTCGAGCCGTCGTCCAAGATCGGTGTATGAAGGTCCAGCACCGGCGGCTCGTCGCCTAG
- a CDS encoding PLP-dependent cysteine synthase family protein has translation MTTHEEPVDSVLETIGRTPLVRLQDGPNTVPIYAKLESFNPGASIKDRIGRYMLERMLERGDVSPDGTIIEPTAGNTGIGLAIAAEQLGLDAIFVVPERFSVEKQQLMAALGGEVINTPTEDGMERAIDRAHELAAELDNAAVPQQFSNPLNTEAHYETTAPEIFDALDGRVGAVVAGCGTAGTLMGIARYALEQDPETHIVAVEPEGSVYGELLGEDRAEDEYKTEGIGTHDTATNELFEPDLVDDVDAIPDRNAHDELKRLAREEGHLVASSAGAASVAAKRVAREIEGGDLDVPHETVVTLFPDSSERYLSKGIYRSFEEWTS, from the coding sequence ATGACGACCCACGAGGAGCCGGTGGATTCGGTACTCGAGACGATCGGTCGAACGCCGCTCGTTCGGCTCCAGGACGGTCCCAACACGGTCCCGATCTACGCGAAACTCGAGTCGTTCAATCCCGGGGCGAGCATCAAGGACCGTATCGGTCGATACATGCTTGAGCGGATGCTCGAGCGCGGCGACGTCTCGCCGGACGGGACGATCATCGAGCCGACGGCTGGCAACACGGGCATCGGGCTGGCAATCGCGGCCGAACAACTGGGACTGGACGCGATCTTCGTCGTTCCCGAGCGGTTCAGCGTGGAGAAACAGCAGTTGATGGCGGCACTGGGCGGGGAGGTCATCAACACGCCGACGGAAGACGGAATGGAGCGTGCGATCGACCGCGCTCACGAGCTCGCAGCGGAACTCGACAACGCAGCCGTCCCACAGCAGTTCTCGAATCCGCTCAACACCGAGGCGCACTACGAGACGACGGCCCCCGAAATCTTCGACGCGCTGGACGGACGGGTGGGAGCGGTCGTCGCCGGCTGTGGCACCGCCGGCACCCTCATGGGAATCGCTCGCTACGCCCTCGAGCAGGATCCCGAGACCCACATCGTCGCCGTCGAACCCGAGGGGTCCGTCTACGGCGAACTTCTCGGTGAGGACCGCGCCGAAGACGAGTACAAGACCGAAGGGATCGGCACCCACGACACCGCGACCAACGAACTGTTCGAGCCCGATCTGGTCGACGACGTCGACGCCATCCCGGATCGCAACGCCCACGACGAACTCAAACGCCTCGCTCGCGAAGAGGGCCATCTGGTCGCCTCGAGCGCGGGTGCCGCGAGCGTGGCCGCGAAACGAGTCGCTCGCGAGATCGAGGGCGGCGATCTCGACGTTCCCCACGAGACGGTCGTGACGCTCTTTCCGGACTCGAGCGAACGCTACCTCTCGAAGGGGATCTACCGCTCGTTCGAGGAGTGGACGTCGTAG
- a CDS encoding VWA domain-containing protein — protein sequence MVANAGGKKLSSLPFPAIVGQNDLKRVLLAVAANDGLDGGLIVGEKGTAKSTAVRALVDLLPEQRAVADCPYGCSPDDRDLQCADCRECDADELPVETRPVPLVTLPLGATRDRVVGTLSVEDALAGEADFDPGLLARANRGILYVDEVNLLDDHLVDVVLDSAASGVNTVERDGVSVSHPANFTLIGTMNPEEGDLRPQLRDRFALQATVEGCREIDDRVEIIDRALAVDGGTGPDPRTDYADEVKTLRDNLDAARDRLSSVDLPSDFKAEIAEVCLEAGVDGHRGDVATARTAMTLAALEGRETVIESDIHEAATYTLPHRLRSTPFEDEPDLDDLLEDRFDEESPDEGEGNESNGSDAGEGNGDERGDRDEGNGDERGDDTDGNEGDDGDASDSDGDDGSGSERRPEDSENPASPTQSSADTGDGSSADDSSEQDSESNESPDDEGEDETAQPLVPGQQRAGVGEARAPDLETPTAESDASAAGTGSRASTAPSTDNRGARIRTEPASGEGAIDAAASVRSAASRGESRVEEQDLRQSVRTGDTSVTIVFAVDASASMRPAMRTAKGVVLELLRDSYEHRDQVSFVAFAGEDADVLLPPTDSVSLAARHLKDLPSGDRTPLPAGLETSHRVLERADTDASVVVLVTDGRANVADGSPTDATRTAARALATSDARVIVVDAGEDSRAGLSELVASETEGELVDLDSLSVETVRAAAETAADETKR from the coding sequence ATGGTTGCAAACGCCGGGGGCAAAAAGCTATCGTCACTCCCCTTTCCGGCGATCGTCGGACAGAACGATCTGAAGCGCGTGCTGCTCGCCGTCGCGGCCAACGACGGCCTCGACGGGGGCCTGATCGTCGGCGAGAAGGGAACCGCGAAGTCGACCGCCGTTCGCGCGCTCGTCGATCTCCTGCCCGAGCAGCGGGCCGTCGCGGACTGTCCGTACGGCTGTTCGCCCGATGATCGTGATCTGCAATGTGCGGACTGCCGCGAATGCGACGCCGACGAGTTGCCGGTCGAAACCCGGCCGGTCCCCCTCGTCACCCTCCCGCTCGGAGCGACCCGCGATCGGGTCGTCGGGACCCTCTCGGTCGAAGACGCGCTGGCCGGCGAGGCCGACTTCGATCCCGGCCTGCTGGCCCGCGCGAACCGCGGCATCCTCTACGTCGACGAGGTCAACCTGCTGGACGACCACTTGGTCGACGTCGTCCTCGACTCGGCCGCGAGCGGCGTCAATACCGTCGAGCGGGACGGGGTCAGCGTCTCCCACCCTGCGAACTTTACCCTGATCGGCACGATGAACCCCGAGGAGGGTGATCTGCGCCCCCAACTGCGGGACCGCTTCGCCCTGCAGGCCACCGTCGAAGGCTGCCGCGAGATCGACGACCGCGTCGAGATCATCGATCGGGCGCTCGCAGTCGACGGCGGCACCGGTCCAGACCCGAGAACAGACTACGCCGACGAGGTCAAGACCCTCCGCGACAACCTCGACGCGGCTCGAGACCGCCTCTCGAGCGTCGATCTTCCGAGCGATTTCAAAGCCGAAATCGCCGAAGTCTGTCTCGAGGCCGGCGTTGACGGCCACCGCGGCGACGTGGCGACAGCCCGGACAGCAATGACGCTGGCCGCGCTCGAGGGCCGGGAGACGGTCATCGAGTCCGATATCCACGAGGCCGCGACGTACACGCTCCCCCACCGCCTCCGGAGCACCCCCTTCGAGGACGAACCCGATCTCGATGATCTGCTAGAGGACCGGTTCGACGAGGAGTCGCCGGACGAGGGAGAGGGAAACGAGTCCAACGGGAGTGACGCGGGCGAGGGTAACGGCGACGAACGCGGTGATCGTGACGAGGGGAACGGGGACGAGAGAGGCGACGACACGGACGGGAACGAGGGAGACGACGGCGACGCTTCCGACTCCGACGGCGATGACGGCTCCGGATCCGAACGACGACCGGAGGACAGCGAGAACCCGGCATCGCCGACCCAGTCGTCTGCCGACACCGGTGACGGGAGTTCGGCCGATGACTCGAGCGAACAGGACTCCGAGTCGAACGAGTCACCGGACGACGAGGGGGAGGACGAAACCGCCCAGCCGCTGGTCCCCGGCCAGCAACGGGCCGGGGTCGGCGAGGCGCGAGCACCCGACCTCGAGACGCCGACCGCCGAAAGCGACGCGAGCGCGGCCGGAACGGGATCGCGTGCGAGTACGGCACCGAGTACGGACAACCGTGGTGCTCGGATCCGCACCGAGCCCGCGTCCGGCGAGGGGGCGATCGACGCCGCGGCGTCGGTCCGGTCGGCCGCATCCCGCGGCGAGTCACGTGTCGAGGAACAGGATCTCCGCCAGTCGGTCCGTACCGGCGATACGTCGGTGACGATCGTCTTCGCCGTCGACGCCAGCGCCTCGATGCGGCCGGCGATGCGGACCGCCAAGGGTGTCGTCCTCGAACTCCTGCGGGACAGCTACGAACATCGCGATCAGGTTTCATTCGTCGCCTTCGCCGGCGAAGACGCCGACGTCTTGCTCCCGCCGACCGACAGCGTCTCGCTGGCCGCCCGCCATCTGAAGGACCTCCCCTCGGGCGACCGAACGCCACTCCCGGCCGGCCTCGAGACCTCGCACCGAGTGCTCGAGCGCGCCGATACCGACGCCTCGGTCGTCGTCCTCGTCACTGACGGACGGGCGAACGTCGCCGACGGGAGTCCGACGGACGCGACGCGGACCGCGGCTCGAGCGCTCGCGACCAGTGACGCTCGAGTGATCGTGGTCGACGCGGGCGAGGACTCCCGCGCCGGCCTCTCAGAACTGGTCGCGAGCGAAACCGAGGGCGAACTGGTCGATCTCGACTCGCTTTCGGTCGAGACCGTTCGAGCCGCCGCCGAGACCGCGGCGGACGAGACCAAGCGGTAG
- a CDS encoding restriction endonuclease, translating into MAVLDDLSGFEFEDVMEDVFRNLGYENVRQASRTADEGRDIIMEEVVDGTRRGIVIECKHTGTVGRPVIQKLHSAIATFDFDGPKRGMVATTGRFTGPAREYAERLDDTDDPYPIQLIDGRDLREIADEVGIDLYNGRIEILCTQTHRPFDPAGDIDAPVREAFRDVKNIDPARLPEPHAQASLEPIVVVTARADATFETSVGIIHRLDETTSFVVHAGRTHPRVLDNDVSRLVTDNLRRTIELDERALEAEFDAVDVNRFGQTETEYKEWTVDRLREYHTTTVTYTGDNNVTYNKTCEPTQSDIAVQSVTPVYLPDVRQTTRLQQYSYPYQYYVAGPSRITTEDGIHRCVHCDDESASTFTYCDHCGSINCETHIQTERLEKDPVCTGCAITERFALKTKYFSDEENLETFREEYEAMAPHRKAMENKPLAASAVISALLVVAMLLVSSGLL; encoded by the coding sequence ATGGCAGTGCTAGACGATCTGTCCGGGTTCGAGTTCGAGGACGTGATGGAGGACGTGTTCCGAAATCTCGGCTACGAGAACGTTCGCCAGGCGTCGCGAACAGCCGACGAGGGGCGGGACATCATCATGGAAGAAGTCGTCGACGGAACTCGACGCGGGATCGTCATCGAGTGCAAGCACACCGGAACCGTCGGTCGCCCCGTCATCCAGAAGCTTCACTCTGCGATCGCGACCTTCGATTTCGACGGCCCCAAGCGAGGAATGGTCGCCACGACGGGACGGTTCACCGGCCCCGCTCGGGAGTACGCCGAGCGTCTCGACGACACTGACGACCCATACCCAATCCAACTCATCGACGGACGGGACCTCCGCGAAATCGCCGACGAAGTCGGGATCGACCTCTACAACGGTCGCATCGAGATCCTCTGTACCCAAACGCACCGCCCGTTCGATCCCGCTGGCGACATCGACGCCCCCGTCCGCGAAGCGTTTCGAGACGTGAAAAACATCGATCCTGCCAGGCTTCCCGAGCCTCACGCCCAGGCATCGCTCGAGCCGATCGTCGTCGTCACTGCGCGGGCGGACGCCACCTTCGAGACATCAGTCGGTATTATTCACCGCCTCGACGAGACAACCTCGTTCGTCGTCCACGCCGGCCGGACGCACCCGCGAGTTCTAGACAACGATGTCAGCCGACTCGTCACCGACAACCTGCGACGAACGATCGAACTCGACGAGAGAGCGCTCGAGGCCGAGTTTGACGCGGTCGACGTGAACCGGTTCGGCCAGACCGAAACCGAGTACAAGGAGTGGACGGTCGATCGACTCCGAGAGTATCACACGACGACCGTGACCTACACCGGCGACAACAACGTCACCTACAACAAAACCTGCGAGCCGACCCAGTCCGACATCGCAGTACAGTCGGTCACCCCTGTTTATCTCCCCGACGTTCGGCAGACGACGCGCCTACAGCAGTATTCCTACCCCTACCAGTACTACGTTGCAGGCCCGTCCCGGATCACCACCGAAGACGGAATCCATCGCTGTGTTCACTGCGACGACGAGTCAGCCTCGACGTTCACGTACTGTGATCACTGTGGGAGCATCAACTGTGAGACCCACATCCAAACCGAACGCCTCGAGAAGGATCCGGTCTGTACCGGCTGTGCGATCACCGAGCGGTTCGCGCTCAAGACGAAATACTTCTCCGACGAGGAGAACCTCGAGACGTTCCGCGAAGAGTACGAAGCAATGGCTCCCCACCGGAAGGCGATGGAAAACAAACCGCTCGCGGCCAGCGCAGTGATTTCAGCGCTCCTGGTCGTCGCCATGCTCCTCGTCTCGAGTGGTCTCCTTTGA